One genomic window of Gemmatimonadota bacterium includes the following:
- a CDS encoding PhzF family phenazine biosynthesis protein yields the protein MSCRMVQVDAFTDRPFAGNPAAVCILAQPAPHPWMQAVAREMNLSETAFLHPEGQAYRLRWFTPTTEVELCGHATLASAHVLWEDGHLPADQTARFHTLSGPLAARRSGEGIEMDFPALPPEPAAAPPGLAAALGANAVAIARSRFDYLIELESAAQIRNLQPDFSRLRNIPARGIIVTARADTPEYDFISRFFAPAAGVDEDPVTGSAHCSLGPYWSARLGKTELAAYQASARGGSLRLTLHHQRIALWGKAVTVLHAQLLA from the coding sequence ATGAGCTGCCGCATGGTACAGGTCGACGCATTCACCGACCGGCCCTTTGCCGGCAATCCCGCGGCCGTCTGCATCCTCGCCCAGCCCGCGCCGCACCCCTGGATGCAGGCAGTCGCCCGCGAAATGAACCTCTCCGAGACCGCATTCCTGCACCCCGAAGGCCAGGCCTACCGCCTGCGCTGGTTCACGCCCACCACCGAGGTCGAGCTGTGCGGCCACGCCACCCTCGCCAGCGCCCACGTCCTCTGGGAAGACGGCCACCTGCCGGCCGATCAAACGGCGCGCTTCCACACACTCAGCGGACCGCTCGCCGCACGGCGGAGCGGGGAAGGGATCGAGATGGACTTCCCGGCCCTACCACCCGAGCCCGCTGCCGCACCCCCGGGGCTCGCGGCGGCGCTCGGAGCCAACGCCGTAGCCATCGCTCGCAGCCGCTTCGACTACCTCATCGAGCTCGAATCCGCCGCCCAGATCCGCAATCTCCAGCCGGACTTCTCCCGCCTGCGCAACATCCCCGCGCGCGGGATCATCGTCACCGCCCGCGCCGATACCCCGGAGTACGACTTCATCTCCCGCTTCTTCGCACCCGCCGCCGGCGTCGATGAGGACCCCGTCACCGGCTCCGCCCACTGCTCTCTCGGCCCCTATTGGAGTGCTCGCCTGGGCAAGACCGAGCTCGCCGCCTACCAGGCTTCGGCGCGCGGCGGCTCGCTCCGCCTCACCCTGCACCACCAGCGTATCGCGTTGTGGGGAAAGGCAGTTACCGTGCTGCACGCCCAGCTCCTCGCCTGA
- the upp gene encoding uracil phosphoribosyltransferase — protein sequence MHRFPNLTLIEHPLIQHKLATLRDRATSKKSFRELVDEISMLMAYEATKDLPLEAVPVETPLEATTGYVVSGKKLTLVPILRAGLGMVEGVLRLVPSARVGHIGLYREHETLQPVDYYFKIPGEPEARDFILLDPMLATGGSAVAAVHSLKAHGAARVRFMCLVAAPEGVQRMLDAHPDVQVFAAALDRQLDERGYILPGLGDAGDRLFGTR from the coding sequence GTGCACCGGTTCCCCAATCTCACCCTCATCGAGCATCCGCTCATCCAGCATAAGCTGGCCACGCTGCGGGACCGGGCTACATCGAAGAAGAGCTTCCGCGAGCTGGTGGACGAGATCTCGATGCTCATGGCTTACGAGGCCACCAAGGATCTGCCGCTCGAGGCTGTGCCGGTCGAGACGCCGCTCGAAGCCACCACCGGCTACGTTGTCAGTGGCAAGAAGCTGACGCTCGTGCCCATCCTGCGTGCGGGGCTGGGGATGGTCGAGGGGGTGCTGCGTCTCGTGCCCTCGGCGCGGGTCGGGCACATCGGGCTGTACCGCGAGCACGAGACGCTGCAGCCCGTGGACTACTACTTCAAGATTCCGGGCGAGCCCGAGGCGCGCGACTTCATCCTGCTGGATCCCATGCTCGCCACGGGCGGCTCCGCGGTGGCCGCGGTTCACTCACTCAAGGCCCATGGTGCTGCCCGTGTCCGCTTCATGTGCCTGGTGGCGGCGCCAGAGGGGGTGCAGCGCATGCTGGACGCGCACCCGGACGTACAGGTCTTTGCCGCTGCGCTGGACCGCCAACTGGACGAGCGAGGCTACATCCTCCCCGGCCTGGGCGACGCCGGCGACCGGTTGTTCGGCACCCGCTGA
- a CDS encoding NAD(+) synthase, whose amino-acid sequence MGRPFHSIYSHGFVRAAVCIPSGRVADPVYNVERTLGLARGASERGAVVALFPELGISAYSNEDLFQQDALLEAVESALERLVHESRALLPVLLVGAPLRFEGKLFNCAVVIYRGRVLGIVPKTYLPNYREFYERRQFTPGAWAARREVSFLGEVVPLGNDLVFEAGNVEGLALFVEICEDVWVPIPPSTWGALAGATVLANLSASNITIGKSEYRRRLCASQSAKCIAAYLYSAAGPGESTTDLAWDGHALIYENNDLLAESRRFAAEEQLIAADIDLERLVQERARMTSFNDMLSEHLERVRQLRRVTFELAVPEGEVELRRRVERFPYVPSDPHDLDARCFEAYNIQVHGLMKRLTGTGIQKVVIGVSGGLDSTQAVIVAAQTMDRLGLPRAHVLGYTLPGFATSERTRANAHRLMAALGVTAAEIDIRPSATQMLRDIGHPYAEGESVYDITFENVQAGERTSHLFRLANLHDAIVVGTGDLSELALGWATYGVGDQMSHYNVNASVPKTLIQYLIRWVVESGQFDATTNEALLSILETEISPELVPSGEGEQAAPQSSEAVVGPFELQDFHLYYITRFGFRPSKVAYLAHHAWGDREAGNWPELIPREKRREYDLATIKKWLEVFLYRFFKTSQFKRSALPNGPKVGSGGSLSPRSDWRAPSDSEAVVWLEELRRKVPDR is encoded by the coding sequence ATGGGCCGACCTTTCCACTCGATCTATTCCCACGGCTTCGTCCGTGCGGCGGTCTGCATCCCCTCCGGCCGCGTGGCGGATCCTGTCTACAACGTGGAGCGCACGCTGGGTCTGGCCCGTGGCGCCTCGGAGCGCGGTGCTGTGGTGGCGCTCTTTCCGGAGCTGGGGATCTCGGCCTACAGCAACGAGGACCTGTTTCAGCAGGATGCGCTTCTCGAGGCTGTCGAGAGTGCGCTGGAACGCCTGGTGCACGAGAGCCGCGCGCTCTTGCCTGTACTGCTGGTGGGCGCTCCGCTGCGCTTCGAGGGGAAGCTCTTCAACTGCGCCGTGGTGATCTACCGCGGCCGCGTGCTGGGCATTGTGCCCAAGACCTACCTCCCGAACTACCGCGAGTTCTACGAGCGGCGCCAGTTCACCCCCGGCGCGTGGGCGGCGAGACGGGAGGTGAGCTTCCTGGGCGAAGTTGTCCCCCTGGGCAATGACCTGGTCTTCGAGGCCGGGAACGTGGAAGGGCTGGCGCTCTTCGTGGAAATCTGCGAGGACGTGTGGGTGCCGATCCCGCCCAGCACCTGGGGCGCCCTGGCCGGCGCGACCGTGCTGGCCAATCTCTCGGCCAGCAACATCACTATCGGGAAGTCCGAGTACCGCCGTCGCCTCTGTGCCAGCCAGTCGGCCAAGTGCATCGCCGCGTACCTCTATTCCGCCGCCGGGCCGGGCGAGTCGACGACCGACCTGGCGTGGGACGGTCACGCGCTCATCTATGAGAACAACGATCTCCTCGCCGAATCCCGGCGTTTCGCCGCCGAGGAGCAGCTCATCGCGGCCGACATCGATCTGGAGCGTCTGGTGCAGGAACGCGCGCGCATGACGAGCTTCAACGACATGCTGAGCGAGCACCTGGAACGGGTGCGGCAGCTCCGCCGCGTCACCTTCGAGCTGGCCGTCCCCGAAGGGGAGGTAGAGCTGCGGCGGCGCGTCGAGCGCTTCCCCTACGTGCCCAGCGATCCTCACGACCTCGATGCCCGCTGCTTCGAGGCCTACAACATCCAGGTCCACGGGCTCATGAAGCGTCTGACGGGCACGGGGATCCAGAAGGTGGTGATCGGCGTCTCGGGCGGACTCGACTCGACGCAGGCTGTGATCGTCGCTGCCCAGACGATGGACCGGCTCGGGCTGCCTCGCGCCCATGTGCTCGGGTACACGCTCCCGGGCTTCGCGACCAGCGAGCGGACCCGGGCCAACGCGCACCGCCTGATGGCCGCCCTGGGCGTCACAGCGGCCGAGATCGACATCCGGCCCTCGGCGACCCAGATGCTGCGCGACATCGGTCACCCTTACGCCGAGGGGGAATCCGTCTACGACATCACCTTCGAGAACGTCCAGGCCGGCGAGCGTACCTCTCACCTTTTCCGGCTGGCCAACCTCCACGACGCCATCGTGGTCGGGACGGGTGATCTGAGCGAGCTGGCGTTAGGCTGGGCGACGTACGGCGTGGGCGATCAGATGTCGCATTACAACGTCAACGCCTCCGTGCCCAAGACGCTCATTCAGTATCTCATCCGTTGGGTCGTCGAGTCCGGGCAGTTCGATGCCACGACCAACGAAGCGCTGCTCTCGATCCTGGAGACGGAGATCTCGCCCGAGCTGGTTCCATCCGGGGAGGGCGAGCAGGCAGCGCCGCAGAGCAGTGAAGCCGTTGTCGGGCCCTTCGAGCTTCAGGACTTCCACCTCTACTACATCACGCGCTTCGGCTTCCGGCCGAGCAAGGTGGCGTACCTGGCGCATCATGCCTGGGGCGACCGTGAGGCGGGCAACTGGCCGGAACTGATCCCGCGGGAGAAGCGGCGCGAGTATGACCTGGCCACCATCAAGAAATGGCTGGAGGTCTTCCTCTACCGCTTCTTCAAGACCAGCCAGTTCAAGCGCTCCGCGCTGCCGAACGGGCCGAAGGTGGGCTCGGGCGGCTCCCTCTCGCCGCGCAGCGACTGGCGCGCACCGAGCGACTCCGAGGCGGTGGTCTGGCTGGAGGAGCTGCGGCGCAAGGTACCGGACCGTTGA
- a CDS encoding BatD family protein: MVLLLAPAPTWAQEAVRVNASLSPSTVRAGETAVLEITIETRGSAPEAMGTPSLPEELEVVGSREYSQVQFSLPGGRSRIHRREIVLAARTPGEYWIPPLGVVVDGIRYRTRPLSLSVSARPATAAAPDTGPEGEVMLAASLEPDTAFVGQQVTLESEVLISEDVRLRLRRTPDYQPPSPSGFWVQDLDPAPAVDLRYLGGQPYEVQRFRRAYFPLAPGRYRLAPVKIAYDVRRGFLNAPETHQVASDSLRLVVLPVPEAGKPPGFAGAVGSFEIQASLEPAEVPAGEAAVLSVEVAGAGNVKALPAPQLPRIPGVQVYSPGEEAEVRSSGGVVEGRKRFSWVLVPDRPGRIQLPEIEYPFFDPARRLYAVARAAAPPLRVRPAAIDVARGSRPAVLQVLKTEPAGESRLRWVRSPGFAALQLVPLAALVWAAWHRRTRHRPRPPSRNLLRRRCLEALAQARAESTGPVFLKAVADALRGWLAERFDDPSLRRSAGPNLSRALEAQGAAAGTAREIAELLDQLEHARYEPAPPTRDQRRELLAAAERLVTTLDRQVRRPRRRRAAAAPGALLPFLLAALPIASKAQAAAPPAASAAQAPAAQTSTAPFPNGVLHFLAGDYGSATGEFLEFVRRHPRDPHGWYNLGNAYYEAGQSGRAIWAWLRALRLQPRDQDARQNLAMAAAPASLLRRAVPTLPLSAPETLLLAALAWWLAAATLVAAALRPPRSTRATGAGIVLLLLALLGAWTGLRHTPDTALTLDSETPLRAAPSSREEVLRSLPAATPLTMLRRHAGWVQIRAGDGSQGWIERRRLGRI, encoded by the coding sequence TTGGTCCTGCTTCTCGCCCCGGCACCCACCTGGGCGCAGGAGGCCGTGCGCGTCAATGCCAGCCTCTCGCCCTCGACCGTGCGTGCAGGCGAGACGGCCGTCCTCGAAATCACCATCGAGACCCGCGGCAGCGCGCCCGAGGCCATGGGCACGCCCTCCTTGCCGGAGGAACTCGAGGTCGTGGGCAGTCGCGAGTACTCTCAGGTGCAGTTCTCGCTGCCCGGCGGGCGCAGCCGCATCCACCGTCGGGAGATCGTGCTCGCCGCCCGGACGCCGGGCGAATACTGGATCCCGCCCCTGGGCGTGGTCGTGGACGGAATCCGCTACCGCACGCGCCCGCTTTCCCTTTCCGTGAGCGCCCGTCCCGCAACTGCCGCCGCGCCGGACACGGGTCCGGAGGGCGAGGTCATGCTGGCCGCCTCACTCGAGCCAGACACCGCCTTCGTCGGGCAGCAGGTGACACTCGAGTCCGAGGTCCTCATCTCCGAGGACGTGCGGCTCAGGCTCCGCCGCACGCCCGACTACCAGCCACCCAGCCCGTCGGGCTTCTGGGTCCAGGACCTCGATCCGGCCCCCGCCGTAGACCTGCGCTACCTTGGCGGCCAGCCCTACGAAGTGCAGCGGTTCCGCCGCGCCTATTTTCCGCTGGCGCCGGGCCGCTACCGCCTGGCGCCCGTCAAGATCGCGTACGACGTGCGCCGTGGCTTCCTGAACGCGCCCGAGACACACCAGGTAGCCAGTGATTCGTTGCGCCTGGTAGTGCTGCCCGTTCCCGAGGCCGGCAAGCCGCCCGGCTTCGCGGGTGCCGTCGGCAGCTTCGAGATCCAGGCCAGCCTCGAGCCCGCCGAAGTGCCCGCCGGCGAGGCGGCCGTCCTGAGCGTGGAGGTGGCGGGCGCGGGGAATGTCAAGGCCTTACCCGCGCCACAGCTACCCCGCATACCGGGGGTGCAGGTTTACTCGCCCGGAGAGGAAGCGGAGGTCCGTTCCAGCGGTGGCGTCGTCGAGGGGCGAAAGCGCTTTAGCTGGGTGCTTGTCCCCGACCGGCCCGGCCGCATCCAGCTCCCGGAGATCGAATACCCATTCTTTGACCCCGCCCGCCGCCTATACGCGGTGGCCAGAGCTGCCGCGCCGCCCCTGCGCGTGCGCCCCGCCGCTATTGATGTCGCCCGGGGCAGTCGCCCGGCCGTGCTCCAGGTTCTCAAGACAGAACCAGCCGGTGAGTCGCGCCTGCGCTGGGTCCGCTCGCCCGGTTTTGCCGCCCTGCAGCTCGTCCCGCTCGCGGCCCTGGTTTGGGCGGCCTGGCACCGCCGTACCCGTCACCGGCCCCGGCCGCCCTCCCGCAACCTGCTGCGACGGCGGTGCCTCGAAGCGCTCGCTCAGGCCCGCGCCGAGTCTACCGGTCCCGTGTTCCTCAAGGCCGTGGCAGACGCACTGCGCGGCTGGCTCGCCGAGCGCTTTGACGACCCTTCGCTGCGTCGCTCGGCCGGCCCGAATCTGAGCCGTGCCCTCGAGGCGCAAGGCGCCGCCGCGGGGACCGCTCGCGAGATCGCCGAGCTGCTGGACCAGCTCGAGCACGCCCGCTACGAGCCCGCCCCGCCCACCCGCGACCAGCGCCGCGAACTGCTCGCAGCGGCCGAACGGCTCGTCACCACGCTCGACCGGCAAGTGCGCCGGCCACGCAGACGGCGGGCAGCCGCCGCACCCGGCGCCCTGCTCCCGTTCCTGCTGGCAGCCCTGCCCATCGCTTCCAAGGCCCAAGCGGCCGCGCCACCGGCCGCCTCCGCGGCGCAGGCGCCCGCCGCCCAAACCTCCACGGCCCCCTTCCCTAACGGCGTGCTCCACTTCCTGGCCGGCGATTACGGCAGCGCGACCGGCGAGTTCCTCGAGTTCGTGCGCCGCCACCCCCGCGATCCCCACGGCTGGTACAACCTGGGCAACGCCTACTACGAGGCCGGGCAGAGCGGCCGCGCCATCTGGGCCTGGCTGCGCGCGCTCCGCCTCCAGCCTCGCGATCAGGACGCGCGCCAAAACCTGGCTATGGCCGCCGCGCCAGCCTCCCTCCTCCGCCGCGCCGTGCCCACCTTGCCCCTCTCTGCCCCGGAAACCCTGCTCCTCGCCGCGCTGGCCTGGTGGCTCGCCGCCGCCACCCTAGTGGCCGCGGCGCTCCGCCCCCCGCGGAGCACGCGTGCCACAGGCGCCGGGATCGTGCTCCTGCTCCTGGCCCTGCTGGGCGCCTGGACCGGCCTGCGCCACACCCCCGACACCGCCCTCACCCTGGACAGCGAGACGCCGCTCCGGGCCGCGCCCAGCAGCCGCGAGGAGGTGCTCCGATCCCTGCCCGCGGCCACCCCACTCACCATGCTCCGCCGCCACGCCGGTTGGGTGCAGATCCGGGCCGGCGACGGCTCCCAGGGCTGGATCGAACGCCGCCGCCTCGGGCGCATCTGA